A window of Citrus sinensis cultivar Valencia sweet orange chromosome 7, DVS_A1.0, whole genome shotgun sequence contains these coding sequences:
- the LOC102623419 gene encoding 4-coumarate--CoA ligase 1-like gives MFIKKASVRNHFHHTNFLVSSMETQTQTQTQTKQQEEIIFRSKLPDIYIPKHLPLHSYCFENISKVASRPCLINGSTGDVYTYGEVELTARKIASGLNKLGIGQRDVIMLLLPNVPEFVFSFLGASYRGAIATAANPFFTPAETCKQAKASGAKLIITKASYVDKVKDLEEVKIMCIDSPPDGCLHFSELTQADEKDLPHVDILPDDVVALPYSSGTTGLPKGVMLTHKGLVTSVAQQVDGENPNLYFTKEDAILCVLPLFHIYALNSIMLCGLRAGAAILIMQKFEINSLLQLIERYKVTVAPVVPPIVLAIAKSPETEKYDLSSIRILKSGAAPLGKELEDAVRIKLPNAILGQGYGMTEAGPVLAMCLSFAKEPFEIKAGACGTVVRNAEMKIVDPETGASLPTNKPGEICIRGDQIMTGYLNDPEATKSTIDKEGWLHTGDIGYIDDNDELFIVDRLKELIKYKGFQVAPAELEALLLSHSNITDAAVVPMKDDAAGEVPVAFVVKSNDSQITEDEIKQFISKQVVFYKRINRVFFIDAIPKAPSGKILRKELRAKLAADYQN, from the exons atgtttatcaAAAAAGCTTCTGTTCGTAATCATTTTCATCATACCAACTTTTTAGTTTCTTCAATGGAGACTCAAactcaaacacaaacacaaaccaAGCAACAAGAAGAGATCATTTTCCGATCAAAGCTCCCCGATATTTACATCCCTAAACACCTCCCTTTACACTCTTACTGCTTTGAAAACATCTCAAAGGTAGCTTCACGCCCTTGTTTGATCAATGGCTCCACCGGCGACGTCTACACTTACGGGGAAGTCGAGCTGACTGCGCGTAAAATCGCTTCTGGGTTAAACAAGCTGGGCATCGGACAACGCGATGTGATCATGCTCTTGCTCCCGAACGTGCCCGAGTTCGTGTTCTCCTTCCTCGGAGCATCTTACCGCGGCGCCATTGCCACTGCGGCCAATCCTTTCTTCACGCCGGCAGAGACATGCAAACAGGCCAAGGCCTCAGGCGCCAAGCTCATAATTACAAAAGCTTCTTACGTTGATAAAGTCAAGGACTTAGAAGAAGTGAAAATCATGTGCATTGACTCACCCCCGGATGGCTGCTTGCATTTTTCGGAACTTACACAGGCCGACGAGAAAGATCTGCCCCACGTCGATATCTTACCCGACGACGTCGTGGCGCTCCCGTACTCGTCGGGGACAACAGGCTTACCAAAGGGTGTCATGCTAACGCACAAAGGGCTCGTCACAAGCGTGGCACAACAAGTCGATGGCGAGAATCCAAACTTGTACTTCACCAAAGAAGACGCGATCCTATGTGTGCTGCCTTTGTTTCACATATATGCTCTCAATTCCATCATGCTTTGTGGGCTAAGAGCTGGGGCAGCAATCTTGATCATGCAGAAGTTTGAGATCAACTCTTTGTTACAACTTATTGAGAGGTACAAAGTTACGGTGGCCCCCGTTGTGCCACCGATAGTTTTGGCCATTGCAAAGTCGCCGGAGACCGAGAAGTACGACTTGTCGTCTATTAGGATATTGAAATCCGGGGCGGCACCGTTGGGGAAGGAGCTTGAAGATGCTGTGAGAATCAAGCTTCCTAATGCCATTCTTGGGCAG GGATATGGAATGACAGAAGCAGGGCCAGTCTTAGCAATGTGTTTGTCATTTGCTAAAGAACCATTTGAGATTAAAGCAGGGGCTTGTGGAACAGTTGTTAGAAATGCTGAGATGAAAATTGTTGATCCTGAAACTGGTGCCTCTTTGCCAACAAACAAGCCTGGTGAAATTTGCATTAGAGGAGATCAAATCATGACTG GGTATCTGAATGATCCAGAGGCGACAAAGAGCACAATAGACAAAGAAGGGTGGCTGCACACCGGTGACATTGGTTACATTGACGACAACGACGAGCTCTTCATTGTTGATCGATTGAAGGAACTGATCAAATACAAAGGATTTCAAGTTGCTCCAGCTGAACTTGAAGCCTTGCTTCTCTCTCACTCCAATATCACTGATGCCGCTGTTGTCCC aatgAAAGATGATGCAGCTGGTGAGGTTCCCGTTGCATTCGTTGTGAAATCAAATGATTCTCAGATCACTGAGGATGAGATCAAGCAATTTATTTCTAAGCAG GTGGTATTTTACAAGAGAATAAATCGTGTGTTTTTCATTGACGCAATTCCGAAAGCACCATCTGGCAAGATATTAAGAAAGGAATTAAGAGCTAAATTAGCAGCTGATTATCAAAATTGA
- the LOC102623720 gene encoding uncharacterized protein LOC102623720, protein MHPLDRWYSLPQMVLCSKSVNVLKLQGYKLESLPLGNDLNLSLRKLSLSNVYADEQVLNNLVAQCPLIEDLEFDCCQGFKSLDIKAPNASSIAIATLLKCEVSITSCKNLKRLVLWNCSFTDEWLCNQISRLPLLEHLFIRCCQNIERIKISSTPLKTLCICMCERLVEVEIYTPNLRIFKYDGDVVSLSSGALTLSVTELCFSSHDVDSQWYVNYTELLARFHKYSKVLNLRSRDCESVDVPGELRLI, encoded by the exons ATGCACCCGTTGGATAGGTGGTACAGTCTGCCTCAAATggttttgtgttcaaaatcgGTAAATGTGTTGAAGTTACAGGGCTACAAGCTGGAGTCGCTGCCGCTTGGGAATGACCTGAATTTGTCTTTAAGGAAATTGAGCCTGTCCAACGTGTACGCAGATGAACAAGTACTTAACAATCTTGTTGCTCAGTGCCCTTTGATCGAGGATCTGGAATTTGATTGTTGTCAGGGTTTTAAAAGTCTGGACATTAAAGCACCGAATGCCAGTTCAATAGCCATCGCTACTCTGTTAAAATGTGAGGTCAGTATAACCTCTTGCAAGAATCTGAAACGCTTAGTTTTATGGAATTGCTCCTTTACCGATGAGTGGCTGTGCAACCAAATTTCAAGGCTTCCCCTGCTTGAGCACTTATTTATACGTTGTTGTCAAAATATAGAAAGAATTAAGATTTCAAGTACCCCTCTTAAGACGTTGTGCATTTGTATGTGTGAAAGGTTGGTTGAAGTCGAGATTTACACTcctaatttaagaatttttaagtATGATGGCGATGTAGTATCCTTGTCCTCAGGTGCTCTGACTCTGTCAGTAACTGAactttgtttctcttctcatGATGTTGACTCTCAATGGTATGTAAATTATACTGAACTACTTGCAAGGTTCCATAAGTATTCCAAAGTTTTGAATTTGCGAAGCAGGGACTGTGAG agtGTGGATGTTCCTGGAGAATTGAGGCTAATTTGA
- the LOC102624296 gene encoding vacuolar cation/proton exchanger 3-like, giving the protein MGPIEQKIDLDSDEEIPFSSTPVMRKVHAFDSETTHAYPHADMANSRVFKQIRMGPLSSIHTVIFKSKINVLLPFGPLVILLHYVTEKHEWVFFFSLLGITPLAERLGFATEQLAFYTGPTVGGLLNATFGNATEMIISIYALNNGMIRVVQQSLLGSILSNMLLVLGCSFFIGGIIHHKKVQVFNKASAVVNSGLLLMAVMGIMFPAVLHFTRTEVHFGKSELALSRFSSCVMLIAYASYLFFQLKSQVNLYNPFDEERGDGGDSDEEEAPELTQWEAIAWLAILTIWVSLLSGYLVDAIQGASDSWNMPVSFISVILLPIVGNATEHGSAIMFAMKDKLDITIGVAIGSSTQISMFVIPFCVVVGWFMGQPMDLNFQLFETASLFIAVLVVAFMLQEGTSNYFKGLMLILGYLIVAASFYVHVDLSNDD; this is encoded by the exons ATGGGGCCTATAGAGCAGAAGATTGACCTTGACTCTGACGAGGAAATCCCTTTCAGCTCAACACCAGTTATGAGGAAAGTGCATGCTTTTGATTCTGAGACAACTCATGCCTATCCACATGCAGATATGGCCAACTCAAGGGTTTTTAAGCAAATACGAATGGGACCTCTAAGTAGTATCCACACTGTTATATTTAAATCAAAGATCAATGTGTTGTTACCTTTCGGTCCATTAGTGATATTGCTGCATTATGTTACTGAAAAGCAT GAATGGGTCTTTTTCTTCAGCTTATTGGGCATTACACCTTTGGCAGAGCGTTTGGGTTTTGCGACTGA ACAGCTTGCCTTTTACACTGGGCCAACAG TTGGGGGACTTCTGAATGCCACATTTGGCAATGCAACAGAAATGATAATATCGATATATGCGTTGAATAACGGGATGATAAGGGTCGTTCAGCAATCACTGTTGGGATCCATCTTGTCGAATATGCTGTTAGTGCTTGGATGCTCCTTCTTCATTGGGGGAATCATTCACCATAAGAAGGTTCAGGTCTTCAATAAG GCatctgctgtggtgaactctGGATTGCTTTTGATGGCTGTAATGGGGATAATGTTTCCAGCTGTGCTTCATTTCACACGCACTGAAGTCCATTTTGGCAAGTCAGAGCTTGCACTTTCAAGATTTAGCAGCTGCGTGATGCTAATTGCATATGCTAGCTACCTTTTCTTTCAACTAAAAAGTCAAGTTAATCTATATAATCCTTTTGACGAG GAGAGAGGTGATGGTGGAGATTCTGATGAAGAAGAGGCTCCTGAACTTACACAATGGGAAGCAATTGCCTGGCTTGCTATTTTGACTATTTGGGTCTCTCTATTGTCTGGATATCTTGTAGATGCTATCCAG GGAGCATCCGACTCTTGGAACATGCCGGTCTCCTTTATCAGTGTCATTCTTCTTCCAATTGTGGGAAATGCTACTGAGCATGGAAGTGCAATCATGTTTGCCATGAAGGATAAGCTT GACATCACAATTGGAGTTGCAATTGGATCATCTACACAGATATCAATGTTTGTG ATTCCCTTCTGTGTAGTCGTTGGATGGTTCATGGGACAGCCGATGGACTTGAATTTTCAACTCTTTGAGACTGCTTCGCTCTTTATCGCTGTGCTAGTGGTGGCATTTATGTTGCAG GAAGGGACGTCAAACTATTTCAAAGGATTAATGCTTATTCTAGGCTATCTCATCGTTGCAGCAAGCTTTTACGTCCATGTCGATCTTTCAAATG ATGATTGA